The genome window TACAGGGCCTAGCCGATCGCTCATTCCGAAGCGAGTCACCATTTGCCGCGCTACTCTTGCCACTTGCTGCAAGTCGTTCGACGCCCCAGTCGTTACTTCTTCCTCGCCGAAGACAATCTCTTCAGCAATGCGGCCGCCCAAAGCTACCGCCATTTGATTTTGCAAGTAAGACCGAGAATACAAGCCAGAATCCATCCGATCTTCGCTGGGTGTGAACCAAGTCAAACCGCCAGCGCGGCCGCGGGGGATAATGCTAATTTTCTGCACGGGGTCGTAGTCGGGCATCAGCGCGCCGACTAAAGCGTGACCGGCTTCGTGGTAAGCTACTAAGGTTTTGCGCTTTTCGCTCATCACGCGGTCTTTCTTTTCCGGGCCAGCGAGCACGCGGTCGATCGCGTCGTTGACTTCATCCATCGAGACTTCGGTCAAGTTGCGGCGGGCGGCTAAAATTGCTGCTTCGTTGAGTAGGTTGGACAAATCCGCACCTGTGAAACCGGGTGTCCGGCGGGCGATTTTTTCCAAGTCCACGTCTTTCGACAAAGTTTTGCCGCGGGCGTGAACGTTGAGAATTTCTAGGCGGCCTCCGAAGTCGGGGCGATCGACTACAACTTGGCGATCGAAGCGACCCGGACGCAGCAGCGCCGCATCGAGTACGTCGGGGCGGTTCGTGGCAGCAATCAAAATGATGCCAGTATTGCCCTCAAAGCCGTCCATTTCGGTCAGCAACTGGTTCAGGGTTTGTTCCCGTTCGTCGTTACCACCGCCCAAACCAGCGCCCCGCTGGCGGCCTACGGCGTCAATTTCATCGATAAATACGATACAAGGAGCGTTAGATTTAGCTTGTTCAAACAAGTCGCGGACGCGGGAAGCACCGACACCCACGAACATTTCCACAAATTCTGAACCGGAAATCGAGAAGAAGGGAACGCCTGCTTCTCCAGCCACTGCTTTTGCCAGCAGGGTTTTGCCAGTTCCGGGAGGGCCGACTAGCAGCACGCCTTTGGGGATTTTTGCTCCGACTGCGGTGAAGCGGTCTGCATTTTTCAGGAAGTCCACGACTTCTGCGAGCTCTAGCTTGGCTTGTTCGATGCCGGCCACGTCGCCGAAAGTCACCTGAGTTTGTGGCTCCATTTGGACTCTAGCTTTGGATTTGCCGAAGTTCATGGCTTGGTTGCCGGGCCCGTTTTGGGCGCGCCGCACCAGGAAAAACAGTCCCACCAAGAGCAAGATCGGGAAGAACAGGCTGCTGAGGGCTTTTACCCAGAAGCCTTCGTCGCTTTGGGGCAGAACTGAAATATCTACGTTATTTTTGGTCAGGATGTTGATCAGTTCGGGGTCGTTCGGCAGGTTGACGAGTACCTTGTTGCCGTCCTGGGCTGTGACCAGGGCTTTGCTGCGATCGGAACTGATATTTATTTTGTCTACTCTCTTGCCTTCGACTTCCTGAATGAATTGACTGTACTTCCAAACTTCGCGGCTTGGGGGCTGTTTGTCAAAAAAAGCCGTTGCTAAGGCAATGACTACAATAGCCAGCAGTGCGTACAGGCCAGCGTTTCTCCACCGTTTATTCACCGAGGTCGATCCTCCTAATTTTTAGTCCCTGTGATTTGGGAATTTTTATTTATGTTCATCAATCTTAACGTAATTGTAACTTGTTTTTGTGTGGTGAGGAATCCCGGCCCTGCTGTGGCGATCTCAGGTGAGGTCGCGGGAACGGAACAGCCCTGCGCGGCGTCAGGAGATTGAGATACTTTACTAACACAAGGTGAATTTTTGAGTACACTATAAAGTAATATTTGTCAATGTCCCGACCAAGTATGGAGCGAGTTTAGCTGCTGGGGGAAGGGCGATCGCCCTCGTCAGGTTAATTGGGCTAACTCCTGATAAGATGCTTTAGTTAGAGGTAAGATGGGTGCAATTTATTCTTGTTCTTGAGGCTGGGCAAATGTATAGCGGTAGTGAAGCACCGGGGCAACAGCCAGACTCATTGTGGCAAGGGTTCTGAACTTCTGATGAATGCGGATGCGGTTGGCTGATGTACTGTGCCAAGCTTATGTTTACCAAGCTTATGCGAGGCGATCGCAATCTTCGGCAGCGAAAAAAGGCGGGCAGGAAAGGCGAAATAACTAGCTTTTTAACTGATATGCACAACTTCACAGAGAATATTATAGCTGCAACTAAGTTATATGATTGCGGCGACTACTTTCGGGCAGAGTTAATTTGTTCCAAAATCATTGACGGTCAGCCAGACAATTCAGATGCTTTGTGTTTGCTGGGAAGAATTAAATATCAATTATCAAAAAATCAGTTGGGTTCTACAACGGATGCAGGTCTGCGCTATCACTTGTGGTACTACAATAACCAAATTTGGGATGCGACTACATGGGCAGGCGTTAAAGCACTAAAATCTCCCTGCGATATGTGGAGTTACCAAGAAATCCTGTGGGACTTAAAACCTAGTTTAATCCTAGAATTTGGCAGTTTCTATGGTGGTGGTACTTTATTTTTTGCCTCTATTCTAGAACAAATAAATAATAACTCTCAAGTATTTTCGGTAGATATTGACCATACATCTCTCCATCCCAAAGTGAGAAATCATCCGCGCATCGAGTTAATGCTGTCATCCTCCACCGATCCTAAAGTTTCTCAAAGAATAGTCGAATTGCGGAGAGAATTTCCCGGTTCGGTATTTGCTATCCTGGATAGCAACCATGAAAAGCAGCACGTTTTGGGCGAGATGCAAATGCTGCGCTCGCTACTGGAAACAGGCGATTATTTAGTAGTTGAAGATAGTAATATTAACGGACACCCAGTTTTACCCGGATGGGGGGAAGGGCCATACGAAGCAATGGAAGAATATTTTGCCATTTATCCTGATGATTATCAAAGAGATTACCTGCGCGAACAGAAATTTGGCTTTACTTTTGCAACTGCTGGTTTTTTAATTCGGCGCTAAATATTTATATTGTACTGCAAGTCAAAGATAACCATGAAATTTCCACTGCACCAACCAACGCTAAAGTTATTAACAGGACTCTCAGGAATCGAACTGGGAGCAGCCTCGCACAATCCTTTTGGCGTGAATGCAATTAATGTTGCTCCAAAATTTGACGAGGATTTGTTTCAAGACAACCAAGTTAACATGGGAGAGCAACCGACGAAGATAGATATGTACGGCGAGGCAGACAACATTCCAGTCAAAGATAAAAGTCAGGATTTTGTCTTATCCAGCCACGTATTTGAACACATTCCCGATCCCATATCTGCTTTATTAGAATGGCAAAGAGTTATCAAGCCAGGGGGATATGTGGTGATGATTGTCCCGCAGCCGGATGCTCTTGCGGGAGACAATCGCCCGCTATCTACCTACGATCGATTAGTTAAAGCACACCGAGAAAAATGGAAGATCGAGACTGCTCCAGCAGAGAATTTATATGGCGGTAAAGGCGGACACTACTGGAAATTTACCTCAACAACTCTGAGAAAATTCTTGGAGAATCTCAAAACAGCTAATGACGGTATTCCTGCTGTCAATTGGCAACTGCTAGGCACAGAAGACCCGGACAGCAAGGTAGGAAACGGGTTTTGGCTGGCTTACCGAGTACCGTAACCGCTAGAAAAAAACACTGTAATATGTGGAAGATATAGCACTTAAGAGGTAACTCGTACCTTAGCCAATTAGCTGCTGACAGTCGCAGCATTTTTAAAGACAAGCAAGCTCAAAAAAAATTAGTTGACACAGAGGTTTCCCAGAGATGAATTCTACGAATCAGTTGAGCTATCAGCCACTTATCAGTATTGTGATGCCAGTTTACAATACACTAGAGCAGTTTTTGAGAGAAGCAATTCAATCTGTTTTAAATCAGAGCTACACTCACTGGGAATTGTGCATTGCTGACGATGCTTCAACGCAGCCTCATGTCAAGCGGATATTAGAAGAATATGCGGCAAAAGATGCGAGAATTAAAGGAGTTTTTAGAAGCCAAAACGGTCATATATCTCGCGCGTCAAATTCTGCCCTGCAATTAGCAACTGGTGAATTTATCTCGCTGCTAGATCACGACGATTTGCTGGTGGCAGATGCCTTGCATGAAGTGGTAATGCTGCTGAACGAGCATCCCGATGCAGACATGATTTATTCAGATGAAGATAAGGTAGACGATCGCAACAATGTTTGTCTTCCATGTTACAAGCCAGATTGGTGTCCTGATTCATTTTTGTCTCGGATGTACACTTGCCATCTGGGTACTTACCGGCGATCGCTAGTCAACGAGATCGGTGGATTTAGAGAAGGTTTTGAGGGCAGTCAAGATTACGATCTGGTTTTGAGGCTTACAGAAAAAACTAACAAGATATTCCACATACCTAAAATCCTCTACCACTGGAGATTTCACCCAGAATCTGCCTCTGCTTCTAGAGAAGCCAAACCTTATGCCTACGAAGCAGCAGTGAGAACCCTAACAGATGCAATTCGCAGAAGAGGCGAACCTGGACAAGTTCTCACGCATCAAAATTACCCCGGTCACTATACTATTCGCTACGCCATCAAAAGTGACAAATTGGTTAGTATCATCATTCCCACCAGGGATTTTGGCAGTATCTTAAATAAATGCTTAGAATCAATTTTTACCCATACTTTGTATCCTAATTACGAAGTTATAGTGATAGATAACGGCAGTGTAGAAGTTGAAACAACTAAATTAATTAAAAAATGGCAAAATCTGCAACCAGCTAAGTTTAAATGCTACAGGTTAGACATTCCATTTAATTACTCTAGAATCAATAACTTTGGTGTAGAAAAATCACAAGGAGATTACTTACTTTTTTTAAATAATGATACCCAAGTGCACCAAGAAGACTGGCTCAATGCTATGGTCGAGCAAGCTCAAAGACAGTCAATTGGCGCTGTGGGAGGGATGTTGCTATATCCAGATAATTCTATCCAAAACACAGGATTTATCCTAGGTGTTAACGGGATTGCCAGTCATGCCTACAAGGGAATTAGCAAGGCAGTACCGTATGACGATATGGTACATATAGGATTTACTAATAACGTATCGGCTGTCACGGGAGCCTGCTTGATGTGCCGCCGCGAAGTATTTACCAGCATCGGCGGTTTTGATGAAAACTTACCAATTGTATTCAGTGATGTTGACTTGTGTTTAAAAATGATGGCTAACGGCTATCGTAATATATATATAAGTCACGCCAAAGTATGGCATCAAGAATTAAAAGGTTGGGCTTTTGAACTAACTGATGTAGAACAGTTAAAAATTGAGGAAACGGCGGCTAAATTGATGGTAGCGAGGTGGAATAAATTTATCAAGCGCGACCCTTGCTTTAGCCAGCATTTAGTTAATAAGTTCAATAAAAAGTTCAACCAGAGTGAAACAAGCCAGCCTTTAGTTAGCATTTGCATTCCTACTTATAACGGCGATAAATACCTGAGCGAGGCACTTTGTAGCGCTATGGCTCAGACTTATCCAAACCTAGAAATTATTATTTCGGATGACGGTTCGACTGACCAAACAGTGGCGATCGCTAAGTCGCTTACGGACAAGTTTGCCGGTCATTTCAGAATTTGGACTCACAATCAATTTGGATTAGTAAAAAATTGGAATCACTGTATTTCTCAGGCTAAAGGGAAATATATTAAGTTGTTATGTCAAGATGACTTGCTAGAGCCGGAGTGTGTTGCCGAACTGGTGAATTTAGCAGAACAGGACGAACAAATAGGTTTGGTATTTTCGCGGCGGGGAGTTTTGCTAGCAGGAGATGCCAACTCCGATCCGGCTTGCCAAGCAATCGGTAGAGGAGCTGTAGAAATCTCTCAAAACTGGTCAAACTTGCAACCAGTACAAGATGGGAAAGCACTGCTGGCAGAGCCTAATCTTTTGAACAATCCGATTAATAAAATTGGAGAACCGAGTACAGTTCTGATTAGAAAGGAAGTTTTCGATCGCGTCGGATTGTTCGATGTAGAATTGCAGCAATTAGTTGATGTTGAAATGTGGTTCAGAATTATGAGCTGCTACAAAATCGGTTTTGTCAACAAAAGTTTATCGCACTGGCGCGTTCACCTCAAGCAACTGACAAGAGAAAACTTGCTGAAGGGAGAAATTGTGCAAGATGTTCAAAGATTGCACCATAAAATTTTACAGAGTCCGTATTTCAATTTACTGAGTTCTGAAGTGAAAAATCGGATGACTGACGCTACTCAAGTCAAAGAGTGGATGCGACAGTTAGCTGGAGCCCAAAAACAGTCCGTAAATGTTACTGAAAATGTTACTGCTGTTCCTGTTGTTCCGGCTCTTTCTCTAGAAGTTACCCAAATTTCCCCCGTTGCCCCTAATATTCGCAGACCCTTTTGGTCTGTAATGATTCCCACCTACAACCGCGTCAAATATTTAGAGCAAGCGTTAAAAAGCGTCTTGCAACAGGCTCCAAGTTCTGAGGAAATGCAGGTTGAAGTGGTTAACGATTGCTCGAACCAATCTATCCAAGATGAAATGGAGGCAATTGTTAAAGCTGTCGGTGGTGGACGAGTTAATTTTTATCGACATCCAGAACAAGATATCGGTCAAACTGCTATCTTTAATCTCTGCATTCAACGATCTCACGGTGAGTGGGTTCACATTTTACACGACGACGATGTTGTATTACCTGGTTTTTACAGTCGCTTGCGAGAAGGTATAGAAAAAGAACCGAGCGTTGGTGCAGCTTTTTGCCGCCACATTTATACAGACGAAGCAGGAAATCAGCGTTGGGTATCTTGGTTAGAAAGAGAAACTCCAGGGGTACTTAGTGATTGGTTAGAACAGATTATTGTTATGTGTCGGCTGCAAGCTTCTCCTATTGCAGTTAAACGCAGCGTTTACGAAAATCTGGGCGGTTTCTGCCCTCAAGCTGGTGCTGCTTCTGATTGGGAGATGTGGAAGCGAATTGCAGTGCATTATCCGATTTGGTACGAACCTGAACCGCTAGCTTGGTATCGCCAACATTCTTCGTCAGACAATACTCGCTTGCTCAAATCAGGCGGACTAATAGCTGACGTGCGAAGATCGATCGAGATTTCTCAATCCTACTTGCCAAGCGCGATCGCCGATAAGTTATCGAATCAAGCCAGAGAACATTATGCTTTGTATGCCTTAAATACAGCCAAGAAACTCCTGACAGACGGAGACTCGGAGGCTGCGATTGCTCAAATTCGAGAGGGACTAAAGTGCAGTCAATCTGCCCAACTAAAAGAGGCATTAGTTTCACTACTATTGCTTGGTGAATCTCATCAACCTTCTACCGGATTTTCAAGCTCAATCAATCAGCAACAAAAAGAATCAAGTAACGAATCAGCTACGGCCAACAGTCAACCTACCCGCAAACAAATTGCTGATATCTGGCTTAATTTACCAGCAGAACAAGTTGCAAGTGCCTTTGCAGGCGATGCCGGCAAACAGCACCAAGCGCTGCTGGCCAGCGACATTAGATATGAACCGCTAACAGATACAGAAGAGACTTTTGTGAGCGAATTAGTCGCCAATGTGGCGAAAGGATTTAACGAGCCAAAAGCCATCAATTACCTGCTCGCAGCAATGCTGTACCGGCGGGCAGACCAATTGCCGCTTAAGTACGATCGCGCTACAGTGCCTAATTGGTTCGCCAACGAATATCTCAAATTCATGTTTACTTGTCCGAACGTATTTCAAACCAGAGGAGAAGCAGACAGTTACTATCAATTCATCCAAGGCTGGATTGATTACTTACATACTAATTTGTTCAAGAATGCAGATTCGCCACTGTGGCAGAATATTGCTTTGTTGTTCGCGCAAGTTGCGAACTTTATCCCGCTTTATTTTACCACGGCAAACCTGCGCGATATTTACACGAAACGGGCGGAAATTATTGAGTTTTCGCTCAAAAATCGCGGCAGTTCAATTGATTGTATCTTCCCGGCGCGATCGCCAAATCGGACAAAAATCCGCGTCGGCATCATCAACGACCATTTCGCGCCGCAAACCGAAACCTTCGCTACCATCCCGGTTTTCGAGCATTTAAACCGCAACCAGTTCGAGATTTACCTGTACGCGCTCAACACCAGCGGCCACCAATTAGAACAATACTGTCAAAGTCGCGCCGACAAACTGGTTGCACTCCCGAAAGACTTTACATCGCAAGTCCAAACAATCCGCGCCGACGACTTAGATATCCTGTTTTTCGGTACGAATTTAACAGCTATTAACAAACCGCTGACTTCACTAGCAATGCACCGTTTAGCGCGGGTACAAACTACATCTTTCTGTTCTCCCACTACCACCGGAATCCGGCACATGGATTACTACATCGCAGGTCAATTTACCGCGCCGGATGCTAGTTATCAAGAACAATATCGCGAACAGTTGGCTGTTCTCCAAGGCAGCGGTTTTTGTTTCACATACGCAACAGAATCGGAAGTAGCTACAGTTAAACCTACCCGCCAAAGTCTGGGAATTTCAGACAATACAACCGTTTTTATCTCCGGCGCTAACTTCTACAAAATTCTGCCGGAGTTGAGGGAGAGTTGGGTAAAAATTCTAGCTGCTGTACCCGATTCAATCTTGATTTTATATCCCTTCGGCCCCGCTTGGACTCGCACCTATCCTGCCACACCTTTTGTCAACAATCTGAATGCTGTCTGCGCTAAATACGGCGTCAATAACAACCGCTTGCGGTTCGTAAAACAACTGCCTAGTCGCGCGGATGTGAAAGAATTTTTGCAGCTAGCAGATGTTTATCTCGATTCCTATCCTTATGCTGGGGCAACATCGTTAATCGATCCTTTGCAAGTAGGATTGCCGGCGGTGGTTGTGGAAGGAAATGCTTTGCGGTTCCGCCAAGGTTCGGCGATGCTGCGGGAACTGCAAATGCCTGATTTAATTGCGTATGACGAAGCATCTTACATTCAGCTAGCCGTTACCCTCGGCACTAACCCGCAATTGCGGCAGCAAAAACGGCAGGAAATTCAGCAAAAAATGCAAGCTAATCCGGCTTGTTTTGACAGTGTGGCATACTCTGGGGCGATCGGCAAATTATTCCAAGAACTCTTTGGCAAATGGCAAACCAGCCACCTGGAAGCATCGCACAACTTACAGGATAGCATTCCCAAGCAGCCAGATTTGGACGAGATTCTCTCGAATGCCCTCAAGCTTTACCAACGAAACTCCTCAAACATCTCAGCAATATCCGAACTGCGTCAAATCCGCAAACAAATAGCTGATTTTTGGCTGAACGTTCCTGCCGAAAACCTCGAAATCGCCTACAGAAGCGCTTCAGGTAACAGCTATCAAATGCTGCTCAAGAGCGGTTTCCAACGTCAACCGATGATGGAAAGCGAACAAATGTTTTTGCAGCAATTAACCCAGATTAGCAAAGGATTAGTGCATCCCAAAGCTGTCAACGCCTTGCTTGCCGCTATGCTGTATTTCCCGCCGGAAACCATGCGAATTCCCGACGCTCGCAACCGTTTGCCACACTGGTTAATTGGGGATTACGAACAAGTTTTTGAGACGGAAGCCGCCGTCAAGTCTGATTCTACTTCTGACTTGCTAGCTCAATACATTCAATCGCGACAATTTGCGAATCAACTGTTAGGATGCGTCAATCTTTACCGCATCGATCCGTCTGACGAATCGGTAGTTTTGGAACTCCGCCAAATTAGAAAACAAATGGCTGATTTTTGGCTGACTGTTCCCTCAGAGAAACTCGAAAGTTTTTACCGAGGAGACGTTCGCAAGGGATATCAAGCACTTCTTAGCTGCGGCTTGCAAGCAGAATCGATGACTGAAGCCGAACAGCAGTTTTTGCAGAAATTGACCGAAATTAGCAAAGGGTTGGTGCAGCCTCAAGCTATCAATGCTCTGCTGGGGGCGATGCTGTATTTTGTTCCGGGAAAAATGCGGGTTCCCGACGCTCGCACCCGCTTGCCGCAGTGGTTGCTTGAAGATTACGAAAAGGTGTTTGAAAGCGCATTTGCGACAACAGAACCAACACTTGTCAAACAAGATTATCTGCCGCAGTTTCTCAATCAATTAACTGCTGCTGTCAATCTCTATGAAATCGACCCGACGGCTGAATTGGTAATAGCAGATTTGCGGCATATTCGCAAGCAAATTGCCGATTTGTGGCTGAGCGTTTCCGGCGAACAAGTAGAAGTTTTTTACCGGAGCGATTTTGGCAAAGGTTACAAAGCACTGTTGGGCAGCGGGTTTATTAACGAGCCGCTCAATGAGAGCGATCGCGAGTTTTTCAAGTCGTTGGTTGTTGAGTTGAGTAAAGGGTTTGGAGCGCCTAAAGCTGTGAATAATTTGTTGGCGGCGATGCTGTATTGTCGCCCTGGACAGTTGCGGGTTGAGGATGCGAATACTTGTTTGCCTCCGTGGTTGTTGGCGGATTACGAGCAGTTTGTTGGGGGTGCGATCGAGCTTGCTGTCAAGTAAACGGATCGCGCAGGGCGGGCAGCGGCTCGCCCTGCGCGATCGATTAGTTAGGCAATTGGAACTTGATTTGGAAGCGCAAAAGAAATGCTTCAAATATATAGAAACGGTGAAAATGGAGAAATAATTAGAGGCAAAGGGTTGTCGGCATTTATACACAACGGGGACTACTATGAAACCATCATCGGAGTTTTTGAGGACGGTACGATCGATTGTTGGGAATTGGTTAACTTTGAGGAATTCAAAACCAAAGTTGCTGAGGGATGGGTTGTTACCGAAGTTCCCAAGGGTGCGAGGATAAGCTGTCACCATCTCTACTACGGAAACTCGACTTTAGAATTCTATATAGAGATTGATGAGTTTGTCAAAGAAGTGGAAGATACGATAAATTTGCTTCAAGGCAAGCAAACAGTTTCAGAGACTTGTGTTCAAGCCTTTGCTAGATTCTTAACGTTACCAACAAAAGAAAATAAAAGTAGCTTGCAAGAAGTTTACAATGCTATTCCAAAACATCTGAGAATTTATGTGCTTGGCGATATGGATTGTAAAGATTCTGCTATCAGAATGTGTATCGAAAAAACAGAAATTTCCCAGGAAATTATCGAAAGCTTGAAGAGGAGCTATGAATGGATATTTGAACAATTAAATTAAGCGAATATCTGAATCTTCAGTATTGTCCCAAACTCTATCTAGTGATGTTTGACTCGCTTGAAGCCAAAACTCAGCTTCTGCATCAGGTAAGAGTGTTACTAATACTTTTGCCCCTTCGGGTAACTCTGATAACTCCAGCAGCTCAATTTTCCCTTGTCGAACAGTAGCCCAAAGCGCTTTCAGCATATCCACCTCATAAACTGTGCTTTATGCAATTTGCAGATTTTTGGTAAGTTTTCGCACTGAGTGACTAATTACAACCTAACGCTGTTTTAGCCCGATCGCCTGACGGGGAGTGGCTGGCAATGTTTCGCCCAGAAAATGGACAAGCTGCGACATTACGATATCGCTGTTTGCACCGCAGCAGTCCTTTATCCGCAGGAAAGGTTTGTAGCGGCGCATTGCAATGCCATTATCACGGTTGGCTCTACAATCAAATTTGCACCCCGATTTGCTATCAATTCAACACGAGTTCGGGCTGCTGAGTCTCAAACAAAGGGCGAGTTACCTGACGCAGCAGCACTGTTTCTAAACTGCCTTCTACTACACTTTCTGCTTCTATTTCCAACTCGCCCCACAATAGCCGATCGCCTTGATTTGGCATTTTACCTAAATGGTGGATCGCGAATCCGGCGATTGTTTGGTAAGCTTGGTTAGTCGGCAGGTTTAACCCGAGTTTTTCGTTAACTGCTGTCACTTCCCAATTGCCAGAAATTAGTGCCGAATGAGCATCTTTTTGAAGGATAGTTGCCTGGGAAGGTAACAGCAAAGGTTGAGACTCTTTACTGGTAATCCAACCGGTCAGAAGCCGCACGGTACCGTTGAGAATTGCTAGCAGCGGCCACAGTAATTTTGAGCAGAGTTCGAGGGCCGGCATCAACAGCAAAGCGGTGCGTTCTGGGGCGTGGGTTGCTAATACTTTGGGGATTAGTTCTCCTAAGACTATTTCTACGTAAGTTACTAAGATAAAAGCTGTGGGAACTGCGATCGAATGAGCAGTCAGCACGGCCGGCAAATGACCGATCGGCAATTTGTCGATCCACGGTTCGATCCAGTGTACAGTCGCTCCCTCACCCAACCAACCCAACAGCAAACTCCCTGCTGTTGTGCCAGTTTGAGTCACAGACAGGTAATGCGGTATGTTGTTCTGGGCTTGGTGGACGAGTTCGGCGGTTTTAGCGGTTGGGCGATCGTCCAAGCGGGCAAGTTGGAGGATTTGATGGCGATCGGCTGATACTAATGCTAGTTCTGACGCCACAAAAAAGGCGATTAAAAGTGTTAAGCCTAGCAACATTGCTAATCTCAGCATTGTTTGAGCGACTTCTATTTCCAGGCAAGTAAGGTTGTTCAAGATAGATATCTAATATGATAGAGGTTTTAAGTTAATTATTTTATTTTAGCTGGGGAGTGAGATAGATCGATCGCCAGACATTGCGGATATCCCCACTACCCGTATTCGTAGGTGCGCCCAGCGCACCTTACCCGTAGAACTTGTGAACTCTTTCTCTTGTCTTCCTACCCTTCGGGAACGGCTTCGCCGAACGCGCCCTTGGTGTCTTCGCGGTTCGTTTTAACTGAGATATTGCACCATTCTCAATTACTTGTTTAGGAACAGGCTTTTCGGTGTGTGAAGCGAGAAAATTTATCTTTTGTGGAACAGGCCGAAAAGCCTGTTCTTGACAATGATGAAAGATGTGAGTCAAAAAATCTAATTCACAACACCGGAACTCATTGCTGTATCAACTCTCCCTTGTTTCCCGGAGCGAGTTAATTTCCGTAAAAGTCTGCACCGGATCGGAATTCAACCCGCCTTGAATGTAATTCAACTTCACTTCTTCTAACAAATCCGACAGCAGCGACTGCAATTCCCCAAGAGTTTTCTCATCTTGCAATTCCCGCCGCAAACTTTGATTAAATTCTTGGCTGAAATTATCGAGAATTTTTCTACCTTTATCGTCTTCATAAGTAGTAGATACCACATCCACAGCAGTTTTAGCTAAATAATTCGCTAGCTGTTCCGTCATCTCAGTAGGCAAAATGTTAATCGGAGAGAAAGTTTGCAGGATTTGATAGAAATCCGACTGTTTGATTGTTGTTTCTAAATTGTGGTGCAGCAATTCTTCCAAATCCGGTTGCACCTGCGGCAAAACTTTGTAAATTGTCAGATCCAAAATCCGCTTGGTAA of Oscillatoria nigro-viridis PCC 7112 contains these proteins:
- a CDS encoding CNNM domain-containing protein, which encodes MNNLTCLEIEVAQTMLRLAMLLGLTLLIAFFVASELALVSADRHQILQLARLDDRPTAKTAELVHQAQNNIPHYLSVTQTGTTAGSLLLGWLGEGATVHWIEPWIDKLPIGHLPAVLTAHSIAVPTAFILVTYVEIVLGELIPKVLATHAPERTALLLMPALELCSKLLWPLLAILNGTVRLLTGWITSKESQPLLLPSQATILQKDAHSALISGNWEVTAVNEKLGLNLPTNQAYQTIAGFAIHHLGKMPNQGDRLLWGELEIEAESVVEGSLETVLLRQVTRPLFETQQPELVLN